The Kiritimatiellales bacterium genomic interval GTCTTTTTCGCGCACATGCCTTTGAACCGGCTTGCGCCCGAAACAATGTAGATCACCGACTGACCCAACCCAACCATCCCTGGACCAACGGACAGGTTGAGCGGATGAACCGAACATTGAAAGAGGCGACGGTGAAGCGTTATCACTATGGAACTCATGATCAGCTGAAAGAACATGTACAGACCTTTTTGATGGCCTATCACT includes:
- a CDS encoding integrase core domain-containing protein encodes the protein LFRAHAFEPACARNNVDHRLTQPNHPWTNGQVERMNRTLKEATVKRYHYGTHDQLKEHVQTFLMAYHFAKRLKPLHGLTPYEYLCKLWTSDPDRFKFDPFQHTVGLNI